The Lycium ferocissimum isolate CSIRO_LF1 chromosome 10, AGI_CSIRO_Lferr_CH_V1, whole genome shotgun sequence genome window below encodes:
- the LOC132032793 gene encoding histone-lysine N-methyltransferase ATXR7-like isoform X5, whose product MVSSMYCHVPSEAEMNHIPPFYSRKRLKSLDSMPMDLTSQGSIEDENRVDVVSTMELTIGCLQNLGSPLCVEMSCQSNGKSENVSSPRDVGGSSTSDKSNVVYPQAALATGWMYVNEQGQMCGPYIKEQLYEGLSTGFLPEELPVYPILNGTISNAVPLKYFNQFPDHVATGFAYLMVSSMEVAKDSGGNGVELPTTSPYSSSGDKHETHSMNQQVSTTGFVGTVAPSMSSVNEESCWLFEDHDGRKHGPHSLVELYSWYHYGYIVDSVMIHHADNKFSPFALKSLISSWTTATPGAQFLSNPDGHETNALHDFVSEISQEVCSQLHMVIMKAARRTLLDEIVSHAISECISEKKDRKKVTNQKKATNQSVKMSSPGTRMSAGFGGSKALVSPESSAEASILRNQKSPAAEVPLKSSGGAKSVGSFENFCDSYTVVCRKLFDSCMQDIWNAVFYDHVSEFSSAWRKRKRWSPPCLMVESNIQAKSYADCTTKLSTEVLQVEEESVPPGFEKKNVTVDLPSVSSSKDCTVELSTEVVEQESFGCDPDFPPGFEEKNMTVDLPSVSSPKDCTVELSTEVLQVEQESFVCDLDFPPGFEEKDVTVDLPSVSSSFNDEKGLSGSSHAMDSEANERMQLILESVMDELHLSAKMSLEEYFISLLHEEVMGKVDSLKDGVIIKVAEDPNIFNCGASKNESSDAISVSDNLPCVDTESTSPPVKSSHQNNIDTYVPPASDWFSSAFQKSAGLDNTSIDEMTDELQPPECEAVPVQTSKVRLARSDNNILRIIWYATLSNCRQKVHEKALRELKSFLIDDLIRNFLSTWSSARRCSKPEDSRVTRSKADDEKRDKSPVALSKSVDGFPKVPTAAGKYTYYRKKKLVKRKSGSSLQPPPDGDVGFQKRSINKSRKKDLLGEVTESAKSDNATSSDKEIGPKDCCRELVTDASLVVPPSLVINCNTISEEVVASVSKVGRSNASRKNMKATFIAEVSGDNGRVDGDVGLKKRSINKSRKQDLLGEATGSTKGDNAALSGKEIGPKDCRRELLTNASLVVPPSSAIKCNTISEKVASVSETRRSSSSRKKLKAAFVAEVSSGNRKVEGDISFKKRSINKSRKQDLFGEATKSTKGDNATTSGKEIGPKDFRRELFSNASSIVPPSLVINCDTISEKVASVSKAGRSHASRKKLKPTFAAEVSSSSGKVDGDGFKKRSINKSRKKDLSGEATECAKGDNAASSDKEIGPKDCRRELVTNASLVVSPSSVINCNTSLEEVASVSQAGRSKASHNKLKAPFVAEDSSGNRMVAEAVNSELGTQEMEPTACSKKTPKSAAKLPKLKKRKIENNLTASGSSTIQRLSSGAGNQAATEVVILEKNQKGKSRIAKHCPHSVGCARSSINGWEWRKWSMRASPAERARVRGNKIVHIQSVSSDTTGSQMFNVKGISARTNRVKLRNLLAAAEGADLLKATQLKARKKRLRFQQSKIHAWGLVALEPIDAEDFVIEYVGELIRRRVSDIREHYYEKIGIGSSYLFRLDDDYVVDATKRGGIARFINHSCEPNCYTKVISVEGQKKIFIYAKRHIAAGEEITYNYKFPLEEKKIPCNCGSKRCRGSMN is encoded by the exons ATGGTGTCTTCGATGTATTGCCATGTACCGAGTGAAGCAGAGATGAATCATATCCCACCATTCTACTCTCGAAAGAGATTAAAGTCTTTAGATTCGATGCCAATGGATTTAACTTCACAAGGTTCTATTGAGGACGAAAATCGCGTTGATGTTGTATCTACAATGGAGTTAACTATTGG TTGCTTGCAAAATCTTGGTTCACCATTGTGTGTGGAGATGAGTTGCCAGTCCAATGGCAAGAGTGAGAATGTTTCATCGCCTCGTGATGTCGGTGGCAGTTCAACGAGTGACAAGAGTAATGTGGTGTACCCTCAAGCCGCACTTGCAACTGGATGGATGTATGTGAATGAACAGGGTCAAATGTGTGGTCCTTATATTAAGGAACAATTATATGAGGGTCTGTCTACTGGTTTCTTGCCAGAAGAACTTCCCGTTTATCCCATCTTAAATGGGACCATTTCGAATGCGGTGCCCTTAAAGTATTTCAATCAATTTCCTGACCATGTTGCCACTGGCTTTGCTTATTTAATGGTTTCGTCCATGGAAGTTGCCAAAGATTCAGGAGGAAATGGAGTGGAGTTGCCAACAACTTCCCCTTACTCTAGCTCGGGGGATAAACATGAAACTCATTCCATGAATCAGCAAGTGTCGACTACTGGCTTTGTCGGAACAGTTGCACCGTCTATGTCTTCG GTTAACGAAGAATCGTGCTGGCTCTTTGAAGATCATGATGGGAGGAAACATGGGCCGCACTCTCTTGTGGAGCTTTATTCATGGTATCATTATGGATACATTGTGGATTCAGTGATG ATTCATCATGCTGATAATAAGTTCAGTCCCTttgctttgaaatctttaattaGCAGTTGGACTACGGCTACCCCTGGAGCTCAATTCTTGTCTAATCCCGATGGGCATGAGACTAACGCTCTACATGATTTTGTATCCGAGATTTCTCAAGAAGTATGCTCCCAGCTTCATATGGTGATCATGAAAGCAGCCCGCAGGACTCTGCTCGATGAGATTGTTAGCCATGCAATTTCAGAGTGCATCTCTGAAAAAAAAGATCGTAAGAAAGTCACTAATCAAAAGAAAGCCACTAATCAGTCTGTCAAAATGTCATCTCCTGGTACCAGAATG TCTGCAGGTTTCGGTGGCAGTAAGGCCTTAGTTTCTCCTGAGAGCAGTGCAGAAGCTTCTATTCTTCGTAACCAGAAATCTCCTGCTGCTGAAGTCCCTTTGAAGTCTTCAGGAGGCGCAAAATCTGTTGGAAGCTTTGAGAACTTCTGTGATTCTTATACAGTTGTTTGCAGGAAATTATTTGACTCTTGCATGCAAGATATCTGGAATGCTGTCTTCTATGATCACGTGTCAGAGTTTTCATCTGCTTGGAGGAAGAGAAAGCGATGGTCACCTCCTTGTCTGATGGTTGAATCAAACATTCAAGCAAAGTCATATGCTGATTGCACCACAAAGCTTTCTACTGAAGTT TTGCAAGTGGAGGAAGAATCCGTCCCTCCAGGGTTTGAGAAAAAGAATGTGACAGTGGATTTGCCTTCAGTTTCGTCATCAAAAGATTGCACCGTGGAGCTCTCTACTGAAGTT GTGGAGCAAGAATCATTCGGCTGTGATCCTGATTTTCCCCCAGGGTTTGAGGAGAAGAATATGACAGTGGATTTGCCTTCAGTTTCGTCACCAAAAGATTGCACCGTGGAGCTGTCTACTGAAGTT TTGCAAGTGGAGCAAGAATCTTTCGTCTGTGATCTTGATTTCCCCCCAGGGTTTGAGGAGAAGGATGTGACAGTGGATCTGCCTTCAGTTTCGTCatcttttaatgatgaaaagGGGTTGTCTGGATCCAGTCATGCAATGGACTCTGAAGCTAATGAGCGTATGCAACTTATCCTTGAGAGTGTAATGGATGAACTCCACCTGTCTGCAAAGATGTCCTTGGAAGAGTATTTCATTAGCCTTTTGCATGAAGAGGTGATGGGAAAAGTTGATTCCCTTAAAGATGGCGTGATAATCAAG GTTGCTGAGGACCCAAATATTTTTAATTGCGGTGCAAGTAAAAATGAGTCTTCTGATGCCATTTCGGTGTCAGACAACTTACCTTGTGTAGATACTGAGAGTACTTCACCGCCTGTAAAATCATCGCACCAGAACAATATTGATACATATGTGCCTCCTGCGTCAGATTGGTTTTCAAGTGCATTTCAGAAGTCAGCCGGTTTAGATAATACATCCATTGATGAAATGACTGATGAGCTGCAACCACCTGAATGCGAAGCTGTTCCTGTGCAAACTTCTAAAGTTCGGCTTGCTAGGTCTGACAATAATATTTTGAGAATAATATGGTATGCTACCCTGTCAAATTGCCGGCAGAAGGTACATGAGAAAGCACTGAGAGAGTTGAAAAGTTTTCTTATTGATGACCTGATTAGAAATTTCTTGTCAACTTGGTCTTCTGCGAGGAGATGTAGTAAACCAGAGGATTCTCGG GTTACAAGAAGCAAAGCAGATGATGAGAAACGTGATAAATCTCCTGTTGCATTAAGCAAAAGCGTGGATGGCTTTCCTAAGGTACCTACAGCCGCGGGGAAATATACATATTACCGGAAGAAAAAGTTGGTCAAAAGAAAGTCAGGCTCTTCATTGCAGCCTCCCCCTGATGGAGATGTTGGCTTCCAAAAGCGATCTATTAACAAGTCAAGGAAAAAAGATCTCTTGGGAGAGGTAACAGAGAGCGCTAAAAGTGACAATGCAACTTCAAGTGATAAGGAAATTGGGCCAAAAGATTGTTGCAGAGAGTTGGTCACTGATGCCTCTTTAGTTGTTCCTCCATCATTGGTTATTAATTGTAACACTATCTCGGAGGAAGTAGTTGCTTCTGTCTCCAAAG TGGGGAGAAGTAACGCAAGCCGCAAAAACATGAAGGCCACTTTTATCGCTGAGGTCTCTGGTGATAATGGAAGGGTTGATGGAGACGTTGGCTTAAAAAAGAGATCTATTAACAAGTCAAGGAAACAAGATCTCTTGGGGGAGGCAACGGGGAGCACTAAAGGTGACAATGCAGCTTTAAGTGGTAAGGAAATTGGGCCGAAAGATTGTCGCAGAGAGTTGCTCACTAATGCTTCTTTagttgttcctccatcatcggCTATTAAATGTAACACTATCTCAGAGAAAGTTGCATCTGTTTCCGAAA CGAGGAGAAGTAGTTCAAGCCGCAAAAAACTGAAGGCTGCTTTTGTCGCTGAGGTCTCCAGTGGTAACAGAAAGGTTGAAGGAGACATCAGCTTCAAAAAGAGATCTATTAACAAGTCAAGGAAACAAGATCTCTTTGGGGAGGCAACAAAAAGCACTAAAGGTGACAACGCAACTACAAGTGGTAAGGAAATTGGGCCGAAAGATTTTCGCAGAGAGTTGTTCAGTAATGCCTCTTCAATTGTTCCGCCATCATTGGTTATTAATTGTGACACTATCTCAGAGAAAGTTGCATCTGTTTCCAAAG CGGGGAGAAGTCATGCAAGCCGCAAAAAACTGAAGCCCACTTTTGCCGCTGAGGTCTCCAGTAGTAGTGGAAAGGTTGATGGAGACGGCTTCAAAAAGAGATCTATTAACAAGTCAAGGAAAAAAGACCTCTCGGGAGAGGCAACGGAGTGCGCTAAAGGTGACAATGCAGCTTCAAGTGATAAGGAAATTGGTCCAAAAGATTGTCGCAGAGAGTTGGTCACTAATGCCTCTTTAGTTGTTTCTCCATCATCGGTTATTAATTGTAACACTAGCTTGGAGGAAGTTGCATCTGTCTCCCAAG CAGGGAGAAGTAAAGCAAGCCACAATAAACTGAAGGCTCCTTTTGTTGCCGAGGACTCCAGTGGTAATAGAATGGTAGCTGAGGCTGTGAACAGCGAATTGGGCACTCAAGAAATGGAACCAACTGCTTGTTCGAAAAAGACTCCCAAAT CAGCAGCCAAATTACCGAAgttgaaaaagagaaaaatagagaATAATCTGACAGCCTCTGGGTCAAGTACAATTCAGAGACTATCAAGTGGTGCTGGCAACCAAGCTGCAACAGAGGTGGTTATTCTAGAGAAAAATCAGAAGGGTAAATCCCGGATAGCAAAACATTGTCCACATTCAGTTGGCTGTGCTCGATCTTCAATCAATGGTTGGGAATGGCGTAAGTGGTCGATGAGGGCAAGTCCTGCCGAAAGGGCTCGTGTTAGGGGAAATAAGATCGTTCATATTCAATCTGTTAGTTCAGATACTACTGGTTCTCAAATGTTTAATGTTAAGGGAATTTCTGCAAGAACAAACAGGGTTAAGTTGCGCAACCTCCTTGCTGCTGCCGAGGGTGCTGATCTCTTGAAAGCTACTCAATTGAAG GCGAGGAAGAAGCGCCTACGCTTCCAACAAAGTAAGATACATGCTTGGGGTCTCGTTGCCCTTGAGCCTATTGACGCTGAAGACTTTGTCATTGAATATGTTGGAGAGCTTATACGTCGTCGT GTATCTGACATACGAGAGCACTATTATGAAAAGATTGGAATTGGGAGCAGTTACCTTTTCAGACTGGATGATGATTATGTG GTTGATGCAACAAAACGTGGTGGTATTGCCAGATTCATAAACCATTCTTGTGAG CCGAATTGCTATACAAAAGTTATAAGTGTTGAGGGTCAGAAAAAGATCTTCATATATGCTAAGCGGCATATTGCAGCTGGTGAAGAGATAACTTACAATTACAAGTTTCCTTTGGAGGAAAAGAAGATCCCCTGTAATTGTGGTTCTAAAAG GTGTCGTGGCTCGATGAATTGA
- the LOC132032793 gene encoding histone-lysine N-methyltransferase ATXR7-like isoform X8 — protein MVSSMYCHVPSEAEMNHIPPFYSRKRLKSLDSMPMDLTSQGSIEDENRVDVVSTMELTIGCLQNLGSPLCVEMSCQSNGKSENVSSPRDVGGSSTSDKSNVVYPQAALATGWMYVNEQGQMCGPYIKEQLYEGLSTGFLPEELPVYPILNGTISNAVPLKYFNQFPDHVATGFAYLMVSSMEVAKDSGGNGVELPTTSPYSSSGDKHETHSMNQQVSTTGFVGTVAPSMSSVNEESCWLFEDHDGRKHGPHSLVELYSWYHYGYIVDSVMIHHADNKFSPFALKSLISSWTTATPGAQFLSNPDGHETNALHDFVSEISQEVCSQLHMVIMKAARRTLLDEIVSHAISECISEKKDRKKVTNQKKATNQSVKMSSPGTRMSAGFGGSKALVSPESSAEASILRNQKSPAAEVPLKSSGGAKSVGSFENFCDSYTVVCRKLFDSCMQDIWNAVFYDHVSEFSSAWRKRKRWSPPCLMVESNIQAKSYADCTTKLSTEVLQVEEESVPPGFEKKNVTVDLPSVSSSKDCTVELSTEVLQVEQESFGCDPDFPPGFEEKNMTVDLPSVSSPKDCTVELSTEVLQVEQESFVCDLDFPPGFEEKDVTVDLPSVSSSFNDEKGLSGSSHAMDSEANERMQLILESVMDELHLSAKMSLEEYFISLLHEEVMGKVDSLKDGVIIKVAEDPNIFNCGASKNESSDAISVSDNLPCVDTESTSPPVKSSHQNNIDTYVPPASDWFSSAFQKSAGLDNTSIDEMTDELQPPECEAVPVQTSKVRLARSDNNILRIIWYATLSNCRQKVHEKALRELKSFLIDDLIRNFLSTWSSARRCSKPEDSRVTRSKADDEKRDKSPVALSKSVDGFPKVPTAAGKYTYYRKKKLVKRKSGSSLQPPPDGDVGFQKRSINKSRKKDLLGEVTESAKSDNATSSDKEIGPKDCCRELVTDASLVVPPSLVINCNTISEEVVASVSKVGRSNASRKNMKATFIAEVSGDNGRVDGDVGLKKRSINKSRKQDLLGEATGSTKGDNAALSARRSSSSRKKLKAAFVAEVSSGNRKVEGDISFKKRSINKSRKQDLFGEATKSTKGDNATTSGKEIGPKDFRRELFSNASSIVPPSLVINCDTISEKVASVSKAGRSHASRKKLKPTFAAEVSSSSGKVDGDGFKKRSINKSRKKDLSGEATECAKGDNAASSDKEIGPKDCRRELVTNASLVVSPSSVINCNTSLEEVASVSQAGRSKASHNKLKAPFVAEDSSGNRMVAEAVNSELGTQEMEPTACSKKTPKSAAKLPKLKKRKIENNLTASGSSTIQRLSSGAGNQAATEVVILEKNQKGKSRIAKHCPHSVGCARSSINGWEWRKWSMRASPAERARVRGNKIVHIQSVSSDTTGSQMFNVKGISARTNRVKLRNLLAAAEGADLLKATQLKARKKRLRFQQSKIHAWGLVALEPIDAEDFVIEYVGELIRRRVSDIREHYYEKIGIGSSYLFRLDDDYVVDATKRGGIARFINHSCEPNCYTKVISVEGQKKIFIYAKRHIAAGEEITYNYKFPLEEKKIPCNCGSKRCRGSMN, from the exons ATGGTGTCTTCGATGTATTGCCATGTACCGAGTGAAGCAGAGATGAATCATATCCCACCATTCTACTCTCGAAAGAGATTAAAGTCTTTAGATTCGATGCCAATGGATTTAACTTCACAAGGTTCTATTGAGGACGAAAATCGCGTTGATGTTGTATCTACAATGGAGTTAACTATTGG TTGCTTGCAAAATCTTGGTTCACCATTGTGTGTGGAGATGAGTTGCCAGTCCAATGGCAAGAGTGAGAATGTTTCATCGCCTCGTGATGTCGGTGGCAGTTCAACGAGTGACAAGAGTAATGTGGTGTACCCTCAAGCCGCACTTGCAACTGGATGGATGTATGTGAATGAACAGGGTCAAATGTGTGGTCCTTATATTAAGGAACAATTATATGAGGGTCTGTCTACTGGTTTCTTGCCAGAAGAACTTCCCGTTTATCCCATCTTAAATGGGACCATTTCGAATGCGGTGCCCTTAAAGTATTTCAATCAATTTCCTGACCATGTTGCCACTGGCTTTGCTTATTTAATGGTTTCGTCCATGGAAGTTGCCAAAGATTCAGGAGGAAATGGAGTGGAGTTGCCAACAACTTCCCCTTACTCTAGCTCGGGGGATAAACATGAAACTCATTCCATGAATCAGCAAGTGTCGACTACTGGCTTTGTCGGAACAGTTGCACCGTCTATGTCTTCG GTTAACGAAGAATCGTGCTGGCTCTTTGAAGATCATGATGGGAGGAAACATGGGCCGCACTCTCTTGTGGAGCTTTATTCATGGTATCATTATGGATACATTGTGGATTCAGTGATG ATTCATCATGCTGATAATAAGTTCAGTCCCTttgctttgaaatctttaattaGCAGTTGGACTACGGCTACCCCTGGAGCTCAATTCTTGTCTAATCCCGATGGGCATGAGACTAACGCTCTACATGATTTTGTATCCGAGATTTCTCAAGAAGTATGCTCCCAGCTTCATATGGTGATCATGAAAGCAGCCCGCAGGACTCTGCTCGATGAGATTGTTAGCCATGCAATTTCAGAGTGCATCTCTGAAAAAAAAGATCGTAAGAAAGTCACTAATCAAAAGAAAGCCACTAATCAGTCTGTCAAAATGTCATCTCCTGGTACCAGAATG TCTGCAGGTTTCGGTGGCAGTAAGGCCTTAGTTTCTCCTGAGAGCAGTGCAGAAGCTTCTATTCTTCGTAACCAGAAATCTCCTGCTGCTGAAGTCCCTTTGAAGTCTTCAGGAGGCGCAAAATCTGTTGGAAGCTTTGAGAACTTCTGTGATTCTTATACAGTTGTTTGCAGGAAATTATTTGACTCTTGCATGCAAGATATCTGGAATGCTGTCTTCTATGATCACGTGTCAGAGTTTTCATCTGCTTGGAGGAAGAGAAAGCGATGGTCACCTCCTTGTCTGATGGTTGAATCAAACATTCAAGCAAAGTCATATGCTGATTGCACCACAAAGCTTTCTACTGAAGTT TTGCAAGTGGAGGAAGAATCCGTCCCTCCAGGGTTTGAGAAAAAGAATGTGACAGTGGATTTGCCTTCAGTTTCGTCATCAAAAGATTGCACCGTGGAGCTCTCTACTGAAGTT TTGCAGGTGGAGCAAGAATCATTCGGCTGTGATCCTGATTTTCCCCCAGGGTTTGAGGAGAAGAATATGACAGTGGATTTGCCTTCAGTTTCGTCACCAAAAGATTGCACCGTGGAGCTGTCTACTGAAGTT TTGCAAGTGGAGCAAGAATCTTTCGTCTGTGATCTTGATTTCCCCCCAGGGTTTGAGGAGAAGGATGTGACAGTGGATCTGCCTTCAGTTTCGTCatcttttaatgatgaaaagGGGTTGTCTGGATCCAGTCATGCAATGGACTCTGAAGCTAATGAGCGTATGCAACTTATCCTTGAGAGTGTAATGGATGAACTCCACCTGTCTGCAAAGATGTCCTTGGAAGAGTATTTCATTAGCCTTTTGCATGAAGAGGTGATGGGAAAAGTTGATTCCCTTAAAGATGGCGTGATAATCAAG GTTGCTGAGGACCCAAATATTTTTAATTGCGGTGCAAGTAAAAATGAGTCTTCTGATGCCATTTCGGTGTCAGACAACTTACCTTGTGTAGATACTGAGAGTACTTCACCGCCTGTAAAATCATCGCACCAGAACAATATTGATACATATGTGCCTCCTGCGTCAGATTGGTTTTCAAGTGCATTTCAGAAGTCAGCCGGTTTAGATAATACATCCATTGATGAAATGACTGATGAGCTGCAACCACCTGAATGCGAAGCTGTTCCTGTGCAAACTTCTAAAGTTCGGCTTGCTAGGTCTGACAATAATATTTTGAGAATAATATGGTATGCTACCCTGTCAAATTGCCGGCAGAAGGTACATGAGAAAGCACTGAGAGAGTTGAAAAGTTTTCTTATTGATGACCTGATTAGAAATTTCTTGTCAACTTGGTCTTCTGCGAGGAGATGTAGTAAACCAGAGGATTCTCGG GTTACAAGAAGCAAAGCAGATGATGAGAAACGTGATAAATCTCCTGTTGCATTAAGCAAAAGCGTGGATGGCTTTCCTAAGGTACCTACAGCCGCGGGGAAATATACATATTACCGGAAGAAAAAGTTGGTCAAAAGAAAGTCAGGCTCTTCATTGCAGCCTCCCCCTGATGGAGATGTTGGCTTCCAAAAGCGATCTATTAACAAGTCAAGGAAAAAAGATCTCTTGGGAGAGGTAACAGAGAGCGCTAAAAGTGACAATGCAACTTCAAGTGATAAGGAAATTGGGCCAAAAGATTGTTGCAGAGAGTTGGTCACTGATGCCTCTTTAGTTGTTCCTCCATCATTGGTTATTAATTGTAACACTATCTCGGAGGAAGTAGTTGCTTCTGTCTCCAAAG TGGGGAGAAGTAACGCAAGCCGCAAAAACATGAAGGCCACTTTTATCGCTGAGGTCTCTGGTGATAATGGAAGGGTTGATGGAGACGTTGGCTTAAAAAAGAGATCTATTAACAAGTCAAGGAAACAAGATCTCTTGGGGGAGGCAACGGGGAGCACTAAAGGTGACAATGCAGCTTTAAGTG CGAGGAGAAGTAGTTCAAGCCGCAAAAAACTGAAGGCTGCTTTTGTCGCTGAGGTCTCCAGTGGTAACAGAAAGGTTGAAGGAGACATCAGCTTCAAAAAGAGATCTATTAACAAGTCAAGGAAACAAGATCTCTTTGGGGAGGCAACAAAAAGCACTAAAGGTGACAACGCAACTACAAGTGGTAAGGAAATTGGGCCGAAAGATTTTCGCAGAGAGTTGTTCAGTAATGCCTCTTCAATTGTTCCGCCATCATTGGTTATTAATTGTGACACTATCTCAGAGAAAGTTGCATCTGTTTCCAAAG CGGGGAGAAGTCATGCAAGCCGCAAAAAACTGAAGCCCACTTTTGCCGCTGAGGTCTCCAGTAGTAGTGGAAAGGTTGATGGAGACGGCTTCAAAAAGAGATCTATTAACAAGTCAAGGAAAAAAGACCTCTCGGGAGAGGCAACGGAGTGCGCTAAAGGTGACAATGCAGCTTCAAGTGATAAGGAAATTGGTCCAAAAGATTGTCGCAGAGAGTTGGTCACTAATGCCTCTTTAGTTGTTTCTCCATCATCGGTTATTAATTGTAACACTAGCTTGGAGGAAGTTGCATCTGTCTCCCAAG CAGGGAGAAGTAAAGCAAGCCACAATAAACTGAAGGCTCCTTTTGTTGCCGAGGACTCCAGTGGTAATAGAATGGTAGCTGAGGCTGTGAACAGCGAATTGGGCACTCAAGAAATGGAACCAACTGCTTGTTCGAAAAAGACTCCCAAAT CAGCAGCCAAATTACCGAAgttgaaaaagagaaaaatagagaATAATCTGACAGCCTCTGGGTCAAGTACAATTCAGAGACTATCAAGTGGTGCTGGCAACCAAGCTGCAACAGAGGTGGTTATTCTAGAGAAAAATCAGAAGGGTAAATCCCGGATAGCAAAACATTGTCCACATTCAGTTGGCTGTGCTCGATCTTCAATCAATGGTTGGGAATGGCGTAAGTGGTCGATGAGGGCAAGTCCTGCCGAAAGGGCTCGTGTTAGGGGAAATAAGATCGTTCATATTCAATCTGTTAGTTCAGATACTACTGGTTCTCAAATGTTTAATGTTAAGGGAATTTCTGCAAGAACAAACAGGGTTAAGTTGCGCAACCTCCTTGCTGCTGCCGAGGGTGCTGATCTCTTGAAAGCTACTCAATTGAAG GCGAGGAAGAAGCGCCTACGCTTCCAACAAAGTAAGATACATGCTTGGGGTCTCGTTGCCCTTGAGCCTATTGACGCTGAAGACTTTGTCATTGAATATGTTGGAGAGCTTATACGTCGTCGT GTATCTGACATACGAGAGCACTATTATGAAAAGATTGGAATTGGGAGCAGTTACCTTTTCAGACTGGATGATGATTATGTG GTTGATGCAACAAAACGTGGTGGTATTGCCAGATTCATAAACCATTCTTGTGAG CCGAATTGCTATACAAAAGTTATAAGTGTTGAGGGTCAGAAAAAGATCTTCATATATGCTAAGCGGCATATTGCAGCTGGTGAAGAGATAACTTACAATTACAAGTTTCCTTTGGAGGAAAAGAAGATCCCCTGTAATTGTGGTTCTAAAAG GTGTCGTGGCTCGATGAATTGA